One Sinorhizobium mexicanum genomic region harbors:
- a CDS encoding class I SAM-dependent methyltransferase: protein MRNDVTPRKNWFDAGGNAYAQFRPEYPAGLSRFLAGIAPTREMAVDVGCGNGQLTRQLATYFDSVIGLDASEDQIANARTQDKVRYLCAPAEKLPLPDNAASLITAAQAAHWFDLPAFYAEARRIAVKNAVIALISYGVLRLEPDDLQERFIEFYRNEIGPYWPPERKLVDTGYADISFPFDERAAPEMEISRAWELGDFLGYLSTWSAVRRVNDAGREYILAAFVRDISELWGDPAKKRPVSWPVNMRLGTI, encoded by the coding sequence ATGCGGAATGACGTCACACCGCGCAAGAACTGGTTCGATGCAGGAGGCAACGCCTATGCACAGTTCAGGCCAGAGTACCCCGCCGGGCTCTCGAGGTTTCTTGCCGGAATTGCCCCCACCCGTGAGATGGCCGTCGATGTCGGCTGCGGCAATGGGCAACTGACCCGGCAATTGGCGACCTATTTCGACAGCGTCATTGGACTCGACGCCAGCGAGGACCAGATCGCCAACGCTCGGACTCAGGACAAGGTGCGATACCTCTGCGCACCGGCCGAGAAACTGCCCCTTCCGGACAACGCAGCCAGCCTCATCACTGCGGCGCAGGCCGCCCACTGGTTCGATCTGCCGGCCTTTTATGCCGAGGCTCGCCGGATCGCCGTTAAGAACGCAGTTATCGCGCTCATCAGCTACGGGGTCCTCCGGCTGGAACCGGACGATCTTCAGGAGCGGTTCATCGAATTCTACCGCAACGAGATCGGCCCCTATTGGCCGCCCGAGCGCAAGCTGGTGGACACCGGCTACGCCGATATCAGCTTCCCGTTCGATGAGCGCGCTGCACCAGAGATGGAAATCTCCAGGGCCTGGGAACTCGGCGATTTCCTTGGCTACCTCTCAACATGGTCCGCCGTGCGCCGGGTCAACGACGCCGGGCGCGAGTATATTCTCGCTGCCTTCGTCCGGGATATTTCCGAACTCTGGGGCGATCCGGCGAAGAAGCGGCCAGTGTCCTGGCCCGTCAACATGAGATTGGGGACGATATGA
- a CDS encoding thioesterase family protein codes for MSDTTELPTLRAGLRHCERLTVTPFHTVPEVDDAWPGFKDMPPVFATAMMIGFIEQTCIEALRPYLPDEQRTVGTHVDVSHAAPTPVGMSVTADVELIAVDERSLLFRVSCYDEAGLIGEGTHRRAIVDLNRFTRRLADKAVRAR; via the coding sequence ATGAGCGACACCACGGAGCTGCCGACACTCCGGGCTGGCCTGCGGCATTGCGAACGCCTGACCGTCACACCGTTTCATACCGTGCCCGAGGTCGATGACGCTTGGCCGGGCTTCAAAGATATGCCGCCGGTGTTTGCGACGGCGATGATGATCGGCTTCATCGAGCAGACCTGCATCGAAGCCTTGCGCCCCTACCTGCCGGACGAACAACGTACCGTCGGCACTCATGTCGACGTCAGCCATGCCGCGCCAACACCCGTGGGCATGTCGGTGACGGCGGACGTCGAACTGATCGCGGTGGACGAAAGGTCGCTCCTCTTCAGAGTCTCCTGCTACGACGAAGCTGGGCTGATCGGCGAAGGGACCCATCGCCGCGCCATCGTCGATCTGAACCGCTTCACCCGGCGGCTGGCCGACAAGGCCGTCCGAGCCAGATAG
- a CDS encoding bifunctional helix-turn-helix transcriptional regulator/GNAT family N-acetyltransferase, translating into MPQIDQEDVAAVRRFSRFYTRRIGLLHEGLLGGPLSLAEGRLVYELAQRQTSTAKELGAELELDSGYLSRLLRGLEERGLVSKSPSQEDGRQVLISLTPAGRESFAAIDARSRDEVIAMLDRLSLPERRNLAAALAEAERLLGGAPEPARVPYILRTHQPGDMGWIVHRHGVLYAREYGWDETFEALVAQITADFIQNFKPNRERCWVAEREGEIVGSVFLVEESATVGKLRLLYTEPSARGLGIGRRLVEECIRFARHAGYSKVTLWTNDILTAARHIYQTTGFHLVHEEKHHSFGHDLVGQNWELVL; encoded by the coding sequence ATGCCGCAGATCGATCAGGAAGATGTGGCCGCGGTGCGCCGCTTCAGCCGTTTCTACACACGCCGCATCGGTCTGCTGCACGAGGGCCTGCTTGGCGGCCCCCTGTCTCTTGCCGAGGGCCGCCTCGTCTACGAGCTCGCGCAGCGGCAGACATCGACAGCAAAGGAGCTTGGAGCCGAGCTCGAGCTCGATTCCGGATATCTCAGCCGGCTGTTGCGTGGCCTTGAAGAGCGCGGCCTCGTCTCGAAAAGCCCGTCGCAGGAGGACGGACGACAGGTTCTGATCTCGCTCACGCCGGCGGGCCGCGAGAGCTTCGCGGCCATCGACGCGCGCTCGCGTGACGAGGTGATCGCCATGCTCGATCGCCTCTCACTGCCGGAGCGGCGGAATCTCGCTGCGGCACTTGCCGAGGCTGAGCGACTGCTTGGGGGTGCCCCGGAACCTGCTCGCGTCCCCTATATCCTGCGCACGCATCAGCCGGGAGACATGGGCTGGATCGTCCATCGCCACGGCGTCCTCTATGCACGGGAATACGGATGGGACGAGACTTTTGAGGCTCTCGTCGCCCAGATCACGGCCGATTTCATTCAGAACTTCAAGCCGAACCGCGAGCGCTGCTGGGTTGCGGAGCGCGAAGGCGAGATCGTCGGTTCGGTCTTCCTGGTCGAAGAGTCGGCGACCGTCGGCAAGCTCCGCCTTCTCTACACCGAGCCAAGCGCACGCGGTCTCGGCATCGGTCGTCGGCTCGTCGAGGAATGCATCCGCTTTGCGCGTCACGCAGGCTATTCGAAGGTCACCCTCTGGACCAATGACATCCTGACCGCAGCAAGGCACATCTACCAAACGACAGGTTTTCATCTCGTGCACGAGGAGAAGCACCACAGCTTCGGGCACGATCTGGTCGGGCAGAATTGGGAACTGGTGCTGTGA
- a CDS encoding aminoacyl-tRNA deacylase translates to MTIARKLQDYIEGEGVSYDTVAHHRTATTSQSAQAAHVPGSRLAKSVVVHHEMGYFLAVVPSTHRIELSTLQDVMNRRLGLASEEEVSTLFADCDTGAVPPIGSAYNVPVVLDESLGNVSDVYFEGGDHKTLVHVSGPNFRSLMKDAQVARFSHPS, encoded by the coding sequence ATGACGATCGCAAGAAAACTTCAGGACTATATTGAAGGCGAGGGTGTGAGCTACGACACCGTCGCTCATCACCGCACGGCAACCACCAGTCAGTCGGCGCAGGCGGCGCATGTTCCGGGCAGTAGGCTGGCCAAATCCGTCGTCGTGCATCACGAAATGGGCTACTTTCTCGCCGTAGTTCCGAGCACGCATCGGATCGAGCTCTCCACATTGCAGGACGTGATGAACAGGCGTCTTGGTCTCGCCTCGGAGGAGGAGGTCAGCACGCTTTTCGCCGATTGCGACACGGGCGCGGTGCCGCCCATCGGATCCGCCTACAATGTGCCGGTGGTGCTTGACGAAAGTCTCGGCAACGTCAGTGACGTCTATTTTGAAGGCGGCGACCACAAAACGCTGGTGCATGTCAGCGGACCGAACTTCCGCAGCCTGATGAAGGATGCGCAGGTCGCCCGCTTCAGCCACCCGTCATAA
- a CDS encoding oxidoreductase has translation MRIWFITGASRGFGALITKEALSAGDAVVATARRVESLDALGQHESLLKLALDVTDEEQARAAAAAAVERFGRIDVLLNNAGYGLLGAVEEATAQEIEKIYRTNVFGVLAVTRAVLPQMRRQRSGHIINISSIGGYVAYTGWGVYGSTKFAIEGLTEALAQELAPLGIKATVVEPGFFRTDFLDEQSLVVSPLSIPDYGETVGAMRDFAKTANHAQPGDPARFAKAMVQLAHADNPPLRMPFGSDTVAAIEAKNAHVAGELAAWRELAVSTDFPKERASA, from the coding sequence ATGCGTATCTGGTTCATCACAGGTGCCTCCCGCGGCTTTGGCGCGCTGATCACGAAGGAGGCACTCAGTGCCGGAGATGCGGTGGTCGCCACGGCGCGCCGCGTCGAATCCCTCGATGCCCTCGGCCAGCACGAAAGCCTGCTGAAGCTGGCCCTCGACGTCACCGATGAGGAACAGGCCCGGGCGGCAGCCGCGGCGGCGGTGGAGCGCTTCGGCCGGATCGACGTCCTGCTCAACAATGCCGGTTACGGCCTGCTCGGCGCTGTCGAGGAAGCGACGGCGCAAGAAATCGAAAAGATCTATCGCACCAACGTTTTCGGCGTCCTCGCCGTCACCCGCGCCGTGCTTCCGCAAATGCGGCGCCAGCGTTCGGGCCACATCATCAACATCTCGTCAATCGGCGGCTACGTGGCCTATACCGGCTGGGGCGTATACGGCTCGACCAAATTCGCGATCGAAGGGTTGACCGAGGCGCTTGCGCAGGAATTGGCCCCGCTCGGCATCAAGGCGACGGTGGTGGAGCCGGGCTTCTTCCGCACGGATTTCCTGGACGAGCAGTCGCTGGTGGTGAGCCCGTTGTCGATCCCGGACTATGGCGAGACGGTCGGCGCCATGCGTGATTTCGCCAAGACCGCAAACCACGCCCAGCCGGGCGATCCAGCACGGTTCGCAAAGGCCATGGTCCAACTGGCTCACGCCGACAACCCGCCGCTGCGCATGCCCTTCGGCAGCGATACCGTCGCCGCGATCGAAGCCAAGAATGCCCATGTCGCCGGCGAACTCGCCGCCTGGCGGGAACTCGCGGTATCGACGGACTTCCCGAAGGAGCGTGCGTCCGCCTGA
- a CDS encoding oxidoreductase — protein sequence MAQTWFITGCSTGFGRALAQHVIALGHNVVVTARGEAQVADLAAIAPDRTLAFALDVTKADDIARATRGAEQRFGRIDVLVNNAGVGYFGAFEESDMDAVRAMFEVNVWGLANMTRAVLPGMRRRRSGTIINVSSVGGLRSVPSLSFYAASKFAVEALSEGLSKETEPLGIKVLIVEPGPFRTDWAGRSAGEATVSINDYEDTAGAVWRRIRGYSGKQPGDPERAARAIVMAVNAAEPPLRLLLGREALAGARAKLDALRKDFDAWAEVTEGADFPATEPN from the coding sequence ATGGCACAGACATGGTTCATCACAGGCTGCTCGACCGGCTTCGGCCGCGCGCTCGCACAGCACGTCATCGCGCTCGGCCACAATGTCGTGGTTACGGCTCGTGGCGAGGCGCAGGTTGCCGATCTTGCGGCCATCGCACCGGACCGCACGCTCGCTTTCGCGCTTGACGTGACGAAGGCAGATGACATTGCCCGGGCCACGCGCGGCGCCGAGCAACGCTTCGGTCGCATCGACGTTCTCGTCAACAATGCCGGTGTCGGTTATTTCGGCGCCTTCGAGGAGAGCGACATGGATGCGGTCCGCGCCATGTTCGAGGTCAATGTCTGGGGCCTCGCCAACATGACGCGCGCGGTGCTGCCCGGCATGCGCCGGCGACGCTCGGGAACGATCATCAATGTTTCTTCGGTCGGCGGCCTGCGGTCGGTACCGTCGCTGAGTTTCTACGCCGCCTCCAAGTTCGCCGTCGAGGCTTTGTCCGAGGGGCTGTCGAAGGAGACCGAGCCTCTCGGCATCAAGGTGCTCATCGTCGAGCCCGGTCCTTTCCGCACGGATTGGGCGGGACGTTCCGCCGGCGAGGCCACGGTTTCGATCAACGATTACGAGGACACGGCAGGTGCCGTCTGGCGCAGGATCAGGGGTTACAGCGGCAAGCAACCCGGCGATCCGGAACGGGCGGCGCGCGCGATCGTCATGGCGGTCAATGCCGCTGAACCGCCGTTGAGATTGCTGCTCGGCCGTGAGGCTCTCGCCGGTGCTCGGGCGAAGCTTGATGCCTTGCGCAAGGATTTCGATGCCTGGGCCGAAGTGACCGAAGGGGCCGACTTCCCGGCCACCGAACCGAACTGA
- a CDS encoding LysR family transcriptional regulator, producing MRATDLSELAAFDAVARHRSFRKAAEERGVTASAISHAVSNLEERVGLRLLNRTTRSVSLTDAGTMLQAHLTPAFGEIGSALDALNRFRDTPFGKVRINVPNSVAPFILGRVMGALIRDNPNLELEISATDRLVDIVEEGFDAGIRLGESLREGMVAVKIKPRLRFAVVGAPNYFRERDIPQMPHELKDHVCVQNMYPSGVRYPWEFERGGEAVAFHPSGPIALDDQELMVQLALSGVALAYVWENRAQREILDGRLIRCLDEWCPPEDWFYLYYPGRRNISAGLRAVIEALRV from the coding sequence ATGCGCGCCACCGACCTGTCAGAACTTGCGGCCTTCGACGCCGTCGCCCGGCACCGAAGCTTCCGGAAGGCCGCCGAGGAACGTGGCGTCACCGCCTCGGCGATCAGCCATGCCGTCAGCAACCTGGAGGAACGGGTCGGGCTTCGGCTGCTCAATCGTACGACCCGCAGCGTCTCGCTGACCGATGCCGGCACGATGCTTCAGGCGCATCTCACCCCCGCCTTCGGCGAAATCGGATCGGCGCTCGACGCCCTGAACCGGTTTCGCGACACGCCGTTCGGCAAGGTGCGCATCAATGTCCCGAATTCGGTCGCCCCCTTCATCCTGGGGCGGGTGATGGGCGCGCTCATCCGGGACAACCCCAATCTGGAGCTCGAGATTTCCGCGACCGACCGGCTCGTGGATATCGTCGAGGAAGGTTTCGACGCCGGCATCCGCCTCGGCGAGAGTCTTCGGGAGGGTATGGTGGCGGTGAAGATCAAGCCCCGGCTACGCTTCGCAGTCGTCGGCGCACCGAATTATTTCCGGGAGCGGGACATCCCGCAGATGCCGCACGAGCTGAAGGATCATGTCTGCGTCCAGAACATGTATCCGAGTGGTGTGCGCTACCCTTGGGAATTCGAACGCGGCGGCGAGGCCGTCGCCTTTCACCCGAGCGGACCGATCGCACTCGATGACCAGGAACTCATGGTACAGTTGGCGCTCTCCGGCGTGGCGCTCGCCTATGTCTGGGAAAACCGCGCGCAACGCGAGATCCTTGATGGCAGGCTGATCCGCTGCCTCGACGAATGGTGCCCGCCGGAGGACTGGTTCTACCTCTACTATCCGGGCCGCCGGAACATTTCCGCGGGACTGCGGGCGGTGATCGAGGCGCTGCGGGTGTGA
- a CDS encoding DUF488 domain-containing protein, with translation MNSLALKRIYEAPEASDGTRILVDRLWPRGIAKDKAGVDLWLKDIAPSDALRKRFHGKPDAWDEFCTAYAAELEDETAQAAVQELRKHLAKGPVTLLYAARNEERNNAVALKAWLERRL, from the coding sequence ATGAACTCGCTGGCATTGAAGCGTATCTATGAGGCGCCGGAGGCAAGCGACGGCACGCGCATCCTCGTCGATCGGCTTTGGCCGCGCGGCATTGCCAAGGACAAGGCGGGGGTCGATCTCTGGCTGAAGGACATCGCGCCGAGCGATGCCTTGCGCAAACGCTTCCATGGAAAGCCCGATGCATGGGACGAGTTCTGCACGGCCTATGCGGCGGAACTGGAGGACGAGACGGCGCAGGCGGCGGTCCAGGAGCTCCGCAAGCATCTCGCAAAGGGTCCCGTGACGTTGCTTTACGCGGCGCGCAACGAGGAGAGGAACAATGCCGTGGCGCTGAAGGCATGGCTGGAGCGCCGTCTGTGA
- a CDS encoding pyridoxal phosphate-dependent decarboxylase family protein, with protein sequence MGQESADDLFQRAAEHAVRFRDSISAGPQRPRVSYHASLEEFRQPLPEQGGARLGVIDELVAKAEPGLHAMTGSRFFGWVIGGSHPVGVAADWLTSAWGQNTGNHHATPAAAAAEAVAGSWLLDLLDLPRESSVGFVTGATVANFVCLAAARGDVLRKVGWDVEGQGLFGAPPITVLIGDDAHATVFSALQFLGLGHDRVVHVKTDDAGRILVSDFAEAAGKASGPCIAILQAGQINTGAFDDFEDIIPIAKGIGAWVHVDGAFGLWARACPQRSGLAKGVNGADSWATDGHKWLQTPYDCGYAIVRDEEAHRRAMTIAASYLPLSFEGERDPSHFVPELSRRARGFATWAMIKHLGRDGIAAMVERHCRIAHAMAERLRPEEGIAVLNDVALNQFLVRFGTTCPDDEADRLTQRTIERIQTDGVCFCGGAIWRGRKVMRVSVISWLTDDLAGNVAADAIVAAWRAVRGE encoded by the coding sequence ATGGGACAGGAGTCGGCAGACGACCTGTTTCAGCGCGCGGCAGAGCATGCCGTGCGCTTCCGGGACAGCATCTCCGCGGGCCCGCAAAGGCCGCGGGTCTCCTATCACGCGTCGCTTGAGGAATTTCGCCAACCTCTGCCGGAGCAAGGGGGCGCTCGCCTTGGCGTGATCGATGAGCTTGTGGCGAAGGCGGAGCCCGGCCTTCACGCGATGACGGGTTCGCGCTTCTTCGGCTGGGTCATTGGCGGGTCGCATCCGGTGGGCGTCGCGGCCGACTGGCTGACGAGCGCCTGGGGCCAAAACACCGGCAACCATCATGCAACGCCCGCGGCAGCGGCGGCCGAGGCGGTCGCGGGTAGCTGGCTGCTCGATCTTCTCGATCTGCCGCGGGAGAGTTCCGTCGGTTTCGTTACCGGCGCGACGGTCGCCAACTTTGTATGCCTCGCCGCAGCGCGAGGCGATGTCTTGCGGAAGGTCGGCTGGGATGTCGAAGGGCAGGGCCTGTTCGGTGCACCGCCGATCACGGTTCTGATTGGCGATGACGCTCACGCGACTGTTTTCTCCGCTCTGCAGTTTCTTGGACTCGGGCACGATCGGGTCGTCCACGTGAAGACCGATGATGCCGGCCGCATTCTCGTGTCCGATTTCGCCGAGGCGGCTGGCAAGGCTTCCGGGCCCTGCATTGCCATCCTTCAGGCGGGGCAGATCAATACCGGCGCGTTCGATGATTTCGAAGACATCATCCCAATCGCCAAGGGCATAGGCGCCTGGGTTCATGTCGATGGGGCGTTTGGTCTCTGGGCGCGTGCCTGCCCCCAGAGGAGCGGGCTCGCCAAAGGCGTCAACGGCGCCGATTCCTGGGCGACCGACGGTCACAAATGGCTGCAGACGCCCTATGACTGCGGCTACGCCATCGTTCGGGACGAAGAGGCGCATCGCCGTGCGATGACGATCGCCGCAAGCTACCTGCCGCTGAGCTTTGAGGGCGAGCGCGATCCCAGCCATTTCGTGCCGGAATTGTCGCGTCGTGCCCGCGGTTTCGCGACCTGGGCGATGATCAAGCATCTTGGGCGCGACGGGATCGCCGCCATGGTCGAGCGTCACTGCCGGATCGCCCACGCTATGGCCGAAAGGCTGAGGCCGGAAGAGGGAATCGCGGTACTGAACGATGTCGCGCTCAATCAGTTTCTCGTGCGGTTCGGCACGACATGCCCGGACGACGAGGCCGACCGGCTCACGCAGCGGACGATCGAGCGGATCCAGACCGACGGCGTCTGCTTCTGCGGCGGTGCGATCTGGCGTGGCCGCAAGGTCATGCGGGTATCGGTGATTTCATGGCTGACCGACGATCTTGCCGGTAATGTCGCGGCCGATGCGATCGTAGCTGCGTGGCGGGCGGTCCGGGGCGAGTGA
- a CDS encoding FAD-binding oxidoreductase: MNDMSLTNLQAGKTTVKAEAIEALAGQLRGRVLMENDAAYDEARTIWNAMIDRKPALIVQCVGAADVINAVRFASENGLLVAVRGGGHNIAGNAVCDGGLMIDLSPMKSVRVDVTAKRAWVEPGATLADVDKETQAFRLALPTGINSTTGIAGLTLGGGFGWLTRRFGLTLDCLLSVDVVTANGELVRASPTEHRDLFWALRGGGGNFGVVTAFEFQLHELDTQVLAGLVVHPFADAQTVLQQYREALETAPDELTCWAVMRQAPPLPFLPEEWHGKEILVLAMCYSGDIAAGGQATAALRSIGKPIADVVGPNPFVGWQQAFDPLLTPGARNYWKSHDFTELSDTTIGILLDAIRQLPGPECEIFIGHVGGVAGRIAAEETAFPQRSSHFVMNVHARWREPAMDQTCIDWARRLFEAAKPYAAGTAYINFMPADEVDRVAAAYGSNYGRLVEIKRRYDPQNLFRMNQNVQPIEERGAA; the protein is encoded by the coding sequence ATGAACGACATGAGCCTCACCAATCTGCAAGCAGGAAAGACGACGGTTAAGGCGGAAGCCATCGAGGCGCTGGCGGGGCAATTGCGCGGCCGCGTGCTCATGGAGAACGATGCGGCCTACGACGAGGCGCGCACGATCTGGAACGCGATGATCGACCGCAAGCCCGCATTAATCGTGCAATGCGTCGGAGCTGCCGACGTCATCAATGCGGTCCGTTTTGCGTCCGAAAACGGCCTGCTCGTCGCTGTGCGCGGCGGTGGACACAACATTGCCGGCAACGCCGTCTGCGACGGCGGCCTGATGATCGATCTGTCGCCGATGAAATCGGTGCGCGTCGACGTCACGGCGAAGCGGGCATGGGTCGAGCCGGGGGCGACGCTCGCCGACGTCGACAAGGAAACCCAGGCATTCCGGCTGGCGCTTCCGACGGGCATCAATTCGACCACCGGCATTGCCGGCCTGACGCTTGGCGGCGGTTTCGGGTGGCTCACGCGCAGGTTCGGATTGACCCTGGACTGCTTGCTTTCGGTCGATGTGGTGACGGCGAATGGCGAGTTAGTGCGCGCCAGCCCCACGGAGCATCGCGACCTCTTCTGGGCGCTGCGTGGCGGCGGCGGGAATTTTGGTGTCGTTACGGCCTTCGAATTCCAGCTTCACGAACTCGACACGCAGGTTCTCGCGGGTCTCGTCGTGCATCCTTTTGCGGATGCGCAAACCGTCCTCCAGCAATACCGCGAGGCGCTCGAGACAGCGCCGGACGAACTCACCTGCTGGGCGGTGATGCGGCAGGCGCCGCCGCTGCCGTTCCTTCCGGAAGAATGGCACGGCAAGGAAATCCTTGTTCTGGCCATGTGCTACTCGGGCGATATCGCGGCCGGCGGCCAGGCAACCGCGGCCTTGCGCTCCATCGGCAAGCCGATCGCGGATGTCGTCGGTCCCAATCCTTTTGTCGGCTGGCAGCAGGCGTTTGATCCCTTGCTCACGCCCGGTGCTCGCAACTATTGGAAGAGCCATGATTTCACGGAGCTGTCCGACACGACGATCGGCATCCTTCTGGACGCCATTCGTCAATTGCCGGGGCCGGAATGCGAAATCTTCATCGGCCATGTCGGTGGCGTCGCCGGTCGTATCGCGGCCGAGGAAACGGCTTTTCCGCAGCGCAGCTCCCATTTTGTCATGAATGTTCATGCTCGGTGGCGCGAACCGGCAATGGACCAGACCTGCATCGACTGGGCGCGTCGTCTGTTCGAGGCCGCCAAGCCTTACGCGGCCGGAACGGCCTATATCAATTTCATGCCGGCCGACGAGGTCGACCGTGTGGCGGCCGCCTATGGCAGCAATTACGGGCGGCTCGTCGAGATCAAGCGAAGATACGATCCGCAGAACCTGTTCCGCATGAACCAGAACGTGCAGCCGATCGAGGAGCGGGGAGCGGCGTGA
- the rfbF gene encoding glucose-1-phosphate cytidylyltransferase, whose product MKVVILAGGYGTRISEESHLRPKPMIEIGGRPILWHIMKIYSHFGFSDFVICLGYRGYMIKEYFSNYILHSSDVSFNMATGETVYHSSKAEPWRVTLVETGAESMTGGRLKRVADYLGDTFCLTYGDGVADIDIRALTDFHLRHGRDATVTSVVPPGRYGALAIDSGQVYSFTEKPAGDNGRINGGFFVLNRAVLDRIEGDHTPFEDGPLEGLARDGQLMAFPHDGFWRPMDTLRDKNQLEELWQQNRAPWRLWS is encoded by the coding sequence ATGAAAGTCGTTATTCTCGCCGGTGGATACGGCACGCGCATCTCCGAGGAGAGCCACCTGCGACCCAAGCCGATGATCGAGATCGGCGGCCGTCCGATCCTCTGGCATATCATGAAGATCTATAGCCATTTCGGCTTCTCCGATTTCGTGATCTGCCTTGGCTACCGCGGCTACATGATCAAGGAGTATTTCTCCAATTACATCCTGCACTCCTCTGACGTCAGCTTCAACATGGCGACCGGAGAGACCGTTTATCACAGCAGCAAGGCGGAGCCCTGGCGAGTGACCCTTGTGGAAACCGGCGCGGAATCGATGACCGGCGGGCGGTTGAAGCGGGTCGCCGATTATCTCGGCGATACTTTCTGCCTCACCTATGGCGATGGCGTCGCGGATATCGACATCCGCGCATTGACCGATTTCCATCTCCGGCACGGGCGGGATGCGACCGTGACGAGCGTCGTGCCGCCGGGGCGATACGGCGCGCTCGCGATCGACTCCGGCCAAGTCTACAGCTTTACGGAAAAGCCCGCAGGAGACAACGGCCGCATCAATGGCGGCTTCTTCGTGCTCAACCGCGCCGTGCTCGACCGCATCGAAGGCGATCACACCCCCTTTGAAGACGGGCCGCTCGAAGGTCTGGCGCGGGACGGCCAGTTGATGGCTTTCCCGCATGACGGCTTCTGGCGCCCGATGGACACGCTGCGGGACAAGAACCAGCTTGAAGAGCTCTGGCAGCAGAACCGCGCGCCTTGGAGGCTCTGGTCGTGA
- the rfbG gene encoding CDP-glucose 4,6-dehydratase, which translates to MTRLPDPEFWAGKRVLLTGHTGFKGSWAALWLSEMGARVARYALPPASEPSLHALLHPVELSDRQFGDIRDREALAETVRKSEPEIILHMAAQPLVRESYAAPAETFDVNVMGTVRLLEAARAAPALKAILVVTTDKVYRNNECGRHFREADTLGGHDPYSGSKAACEIAVATWRSSYFNERGIRIATARGGNVIGGGDFSTDRLVPDIVRAALSGERLHIRSPLATRPWQHVLDCLNGYFLLAESLYKDETSVDALNFGPSPAEQPIAVRDVANAIQAAMGLSPQWDDVSSLAQPREMQTLGLDPALAGETIAWRARLTQRQAIEWTAHWYNGWRRGETARQLTLGQIAAFTKGRP; encoded by the coding sequence GTGACCCGTCTGCCTGATCCGGAGTTCTGGGCGGGAAAACGCGTCCTCCTCACCGGTCACACCGGCTTCAAGGGCAGTTGGGCTGCACTGTGGCTGAGCGAGATGGGCGCACGTGTCGCCCGCTATGCCCTGCCGCCGGCCTCTGAGCCGTCTCTGCACGCGTTGCTGCATCCGGTCGAATTATCGGATCGGCAGTTCGGAGACATTCGCGATCGCGAAGCACTTGCCGAAACCGTGCGGAAGAGCGAGCCGGAAATCATCCTGCACATGGCAGCCCAGCCGCTGGTGCGGGAAAGCTACGCAGCCCCCGCCGAAACCTTCGACGTGAACGTCATGGGCACGGTACGGCTCCTCGAAGCCGCCCGCGCCGCTCCTGCATTGAAGGCCATTCTCGTGGTGACGACGGACAAGGTCTACCGCAACAACGAGTGCGGACGCCACTTTCGGGAAGCCGACACACTCGGCGGCCACGATCCCTATTCGGGCTCGAAAGCCGCTTGCGAGATCGCAGTCGCGACCTGGCGCAGCTCCTATTTCAACGAGCGCGGCATCCGCATCGCCACCGCCCGCGGCGGCAATGTCATCGGCGGCGGCGACTTTTCGACCGACCGGCTGGTGCCCGATATCGTGCGGGCAGCGCTTTCAGGTGAAAGACTCCATATCCGCAGTCCGCTGGCGACACGCCCATGGCAACATGTGCTCGACTGTCTCAACGGCTATTTCCTGCTCGCCGAATCGCTTTATAAGGACGAAACCAGCGTGGACGCGCTGAACTTCGGCCCCTCACCTGCTGAGCAGCCGATTGCCGTGCGCGATGTGGCAAACGCCATCCAGGCCGCAATGGGCCTGTCCCCGCAATGGGATGATGTTTCCTCGCTCGCGCAACCGCGCGAAATGCAGACCCTCGGTCTCGACCCTGCACTTGCAGGTGAGACCATCGCTTGGCGCGCGCGGCTGACGCAGCGACAGGCGATCGAGTGGACCGCACACTGGTACAACGGCTGGCGTCGGGGCGAGACCGCCCGCCAGCTCACGCTCGGCCAGATCGCCGCATTTACGAAAGGTCGCCCATGA